In one window of Psychrobacter sp. P2G3 DNA:
- a CDS encoding dienelactone hydrolase family protein, translating into MSPLPTSSTTSDSSSKSLYRSLMLGTSLGLMALTFSQTAAAITTKNVTYKVDDQVYEGYYAKADKPNAPFILLIHDWDGLTDYERKRADMLATEGYNVLAADMFGQGIHPTSIEENKRLTGALYDDRSKMRRLLQGALNAGRLQGNDVRKGTTMGYCFGGTVALELARSGFPQKAFVPFHGAFDIPTGQSYDNTTGEILVFHGSADESVSLESFATLGKTLETAKVPHEMVTYSGAPHAFSVFGSDRYDKRADERSWKRYLDFLAEEYK; encoded by the coding sequence ATGTCACCGTTACCAACATCATCAACCACATCTGACTCTTCTTCTAAGAGCCTCTATCGCTCATTAATGCTGGGAACTTCATTAGGTTTGATGGCGCTCACTTTTAGCCAAACAGCTGCAGCCATTACTACCAAAAACGTTACCTATAAGGTTGATGACCAAGTATATGAAGGTTATTACGCTAAAGCCGATAAACCTAATGCGCCTTTTATTTTACTCATTCATGATTGGGATGGGTTGACAGACTATGAGCGTAAACGCGCTGATATGTTAGCAACTGAAGGCTATAACGTATTGGCAGCAGACATGTTTGGGCAAGGCATTCACCCTACTTCTATTGAAGAAAACAAACGCTTAACCGGAGCATTATATGACGATCGTAGCAAGATGCGCCGCTTGCTACAAGGTGCACTGAATGCCGGACGACTACAAGGTAATGATGTGCGTAAAGGCACTACAATGGGGTATTGTTTTGGCGGTACGGTTGCTTTAGAGCTAGCACGCTCAGGCTTCCCGCAAAAAGCGTTTGTACCATTCCATGGTGCTTTTGATATTCCAACGGGTCAAAGTTATGACAATACCACTGGAGAAATCTTAGTTTTCCACGGCTCTGCTGATGAATCTGTATCCCTTGAGAGCTTTGCTACTTTGGGTAAGACGTTAGAGACTGCTAAGGTACCACATGAGATGGTAACTTATAGTGGTGCGCCACATGCCTTTAGTGTATTCGGGAGTGATAGATATGATAAACGTGCCGATGAACGCTCTTGGAAGCGTTATTTGGATTTTTTAGCAGAAGAATATAAATAA
- a CDS encoding catalase — translation MNKNLDYTDPAKNMNTERGNGGETHQRAGDDTKVLTTQQGVAISDNQNSLKAGARGPTLLEDFVLREKIHHFDHERIPERIVHARGSAAHGYFELTESLEEYTTAKILTETGKQTPLFTRFSTVAGNKGSKDTPRDVRGFAVKIYTEEGNWDIVGNNMPIFFIQDAMKFPDLIHAVKPEPDRGFPQAASAHDTFWDFVSLSPETMHNLIWLMSDRALPRSLRMMEGFGIHSYRLINKDGKSTFVRFHWKPVLGVQSTTWDEAVKISGADPDYHRRDLFESINNGDYPEWEFGVQLFTEEEANEFPFDHLDATKLIPEEMVPVKVVGKMVLNRYPDNFFAETEQVAFCPSHLPPGIDFSNDPLLQGRLFSYLDTQLSRLGSPNFAQIPINAPKCPFANNQQDGHMQMQVPKTRVLYEPQSLDPTRPRESVKRGFESFHEQLDDGVKGRVRAESFADHYSQPRMFYRSQTPAEQAHIASAYAFELGKVDTAHVRTRTLSHLIHIDEDLANRVAKALGMELPEPADAAAPVQDMATSDAVQTIGLTPKSLKGRLIGILVADGSKHSEIKKFEDAAKEQGASVKIVAPNKEVVLDDDTRIQADERLAGGPSVMFDAVVSIIMPDQAKKLAKDSSALDWFNDAYGHCKAIAYCGATDEFILSKLPIEKDSFVTPLAELDTFIENAKSRLWEREPKVRDLA, via the coding sequence ATGAATAAGAATCTAGATTATACCGACCCCGCTAAGAATATGAATACTGAACGTGGTAACGGGGGTGAGACTCATCAGCGCGCAGGTGATGACACTAAAGTTTTAACGACCCAGCAGGGCGTCGCTATTTCTGATAACCAAAATTCTCTAAAAGCAGGCGCTCGCGGGCCGACTCTATTAGAAGATTTTGTACTGCGTGAAAAGATTCATCATTTTGACCATGAGCGTATTCCTGAGCGTATTGTCCATGCGCGCGGTAGTGCAGCGCACGGTTATTTTGAACTAACAGAGTCATTAGAAGAATATACTACGGCGAAAATCTTAACTGAAACAGGCAAGCAGACGCCATTATTTACACGTTTTTCTACGGTTGCTGGTAATAAAGGTTCAAAAGATACACCACGTGATGTACGTGGTTTTGCAGTGAAAATCTATACCGAAGAAGGTAATTGGGACATCGTTGGTAACAATATGCCAATCTTCTTTATTCAAGATGCGATGAAGTTTCCAGATCTTATCCATGCCGTAAAACCAGAGCCTGATCGTGGCTTCCCGCAAGCGGCATCTGCCCATGATACGTTTTGGGACTTTGTGTCGTTAAGTCCTGAGACTATGCATAATCTAATTTGGCTGATGAGTGATCGTGCTTTACCGCGTAGCTTACGCATGATGGAAGGCTTTGGCATTCATAGCTATCGTTTGATTAACAAAGATGGTAAGAGTACCTTTGTGCGTTTTCATTGGAAGCCAGTACTTGGTGTACAGTCGACCACGTGGGATGAAGCAGTGAAAATTTCAGGTGCTGATCCTGATTATCATCGTCGTGATCTGTTTGAATCAATTAATAACGGCGACTATCCTGAGTGGGAGTTTGGTGTACAGCTATTTACCGAAGAAGAAGCCAATGAATTCCCATTTGACCATTTAGATGCTACCAAGCTGATTCCAGAAGAAATGGTGCCAGTTAAGGTAGTGGGTAAAATGGTACTTAATCGTTATCCGGATAATTTCTTTGCGGAAACGGAGCAAGTCGCATTCTGTCCATCACACTTGCCGCCTGGTATCGATTTTAGTAATGACCCATTATTACAAGGTCGTCTATTTAGTTATTTAGATACCCAGCTCTCACGGTTAGGCTCGCCAAACTTTGCACAAATTCCAATCAATGCGCCAAAATGTCCGTTTGCAAATAATCAGCAAGACGGTCATATGCAAATGCAAGTACCTAAAACTCGCGTCCTTTATGAACCTCAGAGTTTAGATCCAACCAGACCGCGTGAAAGCGTTAAGCGTGGTTTTGAATCATTCCATGAGCAGTTAGATGATGGCGTGAAAGGTCGCGTACGTGCGGAGAGCTTTGCGGATCATTATAGTCAACCGCGTATGTTCTATCGCAGTCAAACGCCAGCTGAGCAAGCACATATTGCTTCTGCTTACGCGTTTGAGCTTGGTAAGGTAGATACGGCGCATGTACGTACTCGTACGCTTAGTCATCTCATTCATATCGATGAAGACTTGGCAAATCGTGTGGCAAAAGCGCTTGGTATGGAATTGCCAGAACCAGCCGACGCAGCAGCACCAGTACAAGATATGGCAACTTCTGACGCAGTACAAACGATTGGTCTTACTCCTAAGAGTTTGAAAGGACGTCTGATTGGTATCTTGGTCGCTGATGGCTCCAAACATAGCGAAATCAAAAAGTTTGAAGATGCGGCAAAAGAGCAGGGCGCTAGCGTAAAAATCGTTGCGCCCAACAAAGAAGTTGTGTTGGATGACGATACACGCATACAAGCTGACGAGCGTCTCGCTGGCGGTCCTTCAGTGATGTTTGATGCAGTGGTTAGTATCATTATGCCTGATCAAGCTAAAAAGCTTGCCAAAGACAGCTCAGCATTAGATTGGTTCAATGACGCTTATGGGCATTGCAAAGCGATTGCTTATTGCGGGGCGACCGATGAATTTATCTTAAGTAAGCTACCTATCGAAAAAGATAGCTTTGTCACGCCATTGGCTGAGTTAGATACCTTTATCGAAAATGCCAAATCACGTCTGTGGGAACGTGAGCCCAAGGTTCGTGATCTTGCCTAG
- a CDS encoding MBL fold metallo-hydrolase produces MSLCEIVRLDGYIQSTYLAIYPSKIMLLDGGCRPDIAMVLDYIRATLQRPITDLKVVIVTHMHPDHAGGAHKFREATGCVIVSADKNSQWYSGIGGRTMHFVDMGLANYVARRQGRSPKNLYYPAHLKPDIVVKDGDCVPGFDEWQVLETPGHTDRDLSLFHVPSRQVYTADLIIKLRHKFVAPFPIYDPKVYIQSLQRIKDLKPSVVMMAHGRELAIDEATFDMLIKQAPKHPRTIKDTIKHKLLWRKDADFSIFKGNRKK; encoded by the coding sequence ATGAGTTTATGTGAAATTGTACGCTTAGATGGATATATTCAAAGTACGTATCTTGCGATATATCCATCTAAAATTATGCTATTAGATGGTGGCTGCCGCCCTGATATAGCGATGGTGTTAGACTATATTAGAGCGACTTTGCAGCGCCCGATAACGGATTTGAAAGTAGTGATAGTCACTCACATGCATCCAGATCATGCCGGCGGGGCACACAAATTCAGAGAAGCGACAGGCTGTGTTATTGTATCTGCGGATAAGAATAGCCAGTGGTATAGCGGTATCGGTGGGCGAACCATGCATTTTGTAGATATGGGTCTGGCTAATTATGTGGCGAGACGTCAAGGGCGCTCACCTAAAAACTTGTATTATCCAGCGCACCTTAAGCCTGATATTGTCGTTAAAGATGGAGATTGTGTGCCGGGGTTTGATGAATGGCAAGTCCTAGAGACGCCAGGCCATACAGATCGTGATTTATCTTTGTTCCATGTGCCGAGTCGGCAAGTATATACGGCTGATTTGATTATTAAGCTACGTCATAAATTCGTTGCACCTTTTCCTATTTATGATCCTAAAGTTTATATCCAGTCATTACAAAGAATAAAAGATTTAAAGCCATCAGTAGTCATGATGGCGCATGGACGTGAGTTAGCTATAGATGAAGCGACTTTTGATATGTTAATAAAGCAAGCGCCTAAGCACCCACGTACGATTAAAGATACTATCAAGCATAAACTGCTGTGGCGAAAAGATGCTGACTTTAGTATTTTTAAAGGTAACCGTAAGAAATAA